accaccatgcttggctaatttttttgcatttttaatagagacaggggttcgccatgttggtcaggctggtctcaaactcctgacctcagatgatccactcacctcagcctcccgaagtgctgggattacagacatgagccatggcgcctggcctgtttttaattttgaaataaaacaggtttattgatgccgggcacggtggctcacgcctgtaatcccagcactttgggaggccgaggcgggtggattacctgaggtcaggagttcaagaacagcccgtggtgaaaccccgtctctattaaaaatacaaaaattagccaggcgtggtggcacacccctgtaatcccagctactcggcaggctgaagcaggagaattgcttgagcggggaggcagaggttgcagtgagctgagatcgtgccactgcactccagcctggcagacagagcgagactctgccccaaaacaaaaacaaaaacaaaaacaaaaaaacagccttattgagatataactcacataccatacaactcacccttatttatttatttatttagagatggagtttcactcttgttgcccaggatggagtgcgatggtgcgatctcagctcactgcaacatccccttcccaggttcaagcgattctcctgcctcagcctcctgagtagctgggattacaggcatgtgcccccatgcccagctaatttttgtatttttagtggagacggggtttcaccatgttggccaggctggtctctaactcttgacctccggtgatccacccgccttgccttcccaaagtgctggattacaggcgtgagtcaccgtgcctggcccaactcACTTTTTAAAGTATACGGTtcggggccgggtgcggtggctcacgcttgtaatcccagcactttgggaggccgaggcgggcagatcacgaggtcaggagatcgagaccacggtgaaactccgtctctactaaaaatacaaaaaaaaaaaaattagccgggcgtggtggcgggcgcctgtagtcccagctactcggagaggctgaggcaggagaatggcgggaacccgggaggcggagcttgcagtgagccgagttcgcgccactgcactccaacctgggtgacagagcgagactccgtctcaaaaataaaaaataaaaaaaaaaaaataaagtatacggttcggccaggtgtggtggctcatcccagcACCTTATGAGTGACatgattgcaattttttttctcccattctatgggttgtctcttcactttcttgatgatgttctttgaaactcaAAAGTTTTACATTATGGCTGGTTGGtggggtgaggtggctcatgcctataatcccagcatcttgggaggccaaggtgggaggatcacttgagcccaggaattggagaacagcctaggcaacatagggagaccatgtctctacaattttttttttttttttttttgagatggagtcttgctctgtcacccaggctggagtgcagtggtgcgatcttggctcaccacaacctctgcctcctgggttcaagcaattttcctgcctcagcgtccccagtagctgcaattacaggtgcacaccaccacgcctggctaattttttttttttttttttttgtatttttagtagagatggggtttcaccatgttgacctggctggtctcgaattccagacctcatgatctgcccaccttggcctctcaaagtgctgggattacaggcatgagccactgtgcctggccttttaaaaaaaaaaaattatttattattattttatttatttatttattttgagagagagtcttgctcttgttgcccaggctggagtgcaatggcgctatcttggctcaccgcaacctccgcctcccgggttcaagcgattctcctgcctcagcctcccgagtagctgggattacaggcatgtgccaccatgtccagctaatttttgtatttttagtagagacagggtttcaccatgttggccaggctggtcttgaactcctgacctcgtgatccacctgccttggcctcccaaagttctgggattacagggatgagccactgcgtcagccacatttaaattttaaagtataattctTGCTGCTTATAATTAGAAGTGGGAAGACTGTTTTGAAGTAAGGGACTTCCCTGGCCACCCTCGCTAAAGTTGCAACCCTACCCTCActccatttctccttttctgctttATATTTCCACAAAGCACTTATATGATAATAAGCTGTATAATACCGTACTTACTGTGTTTCTCGTGTGTCCCGGCTACAACTGTCAAATGCGTGGGACTGGGCTTGTTTTGTTCCCTGCTCTATCCCTGGAGGGTAAAGCAGTGTCTGGTATAGAGTGGATACTTAATAGATATTCGTTGAAtggggccaggggcggtggctcacgcctgtaatcccagcactttgggaggcggaggcaggcagatcactagaggtcaggagttcgagaccagcctgggcaacatggcgaaaccccgtctctactaaaaatacaaaaattagccgggtgttgtggtgcatccctgtaaacccagctacttcggaggctgaggcaggagaatcgcttgaacctgggaggtggacattgcggtgagccgagatcgcgccattgcactccagcctgggcgacagagagacaccgactcaaaaaaaaattagttgaacgGAATGAGTGAACAAAcaaatggggctgggcgcggtggctcacgcttgtaatcgcagcactttgggaggccgaggcgggcggatcacgaggtcaggagatcgagaccacggtgaaaccccgtctctactaaaaatacaaaaaattagccgggcgtggtggcgggcgcctgtagtcccagctactcggagaggctgaggcaggagaatggcgtgaatccaggaggcggagcttgcagtgagccgagatcgtgccactgcactccagcccgggcgacagagcgagactccggctcaacaacaacaacaacaacaacaacaaaaatggatggatgagtgaatgaatgaacgaaggAACAAGTGACCGCTCGACCTCCTACAGCGACGGCGGCGCAGGCGCTCCCGCACCATCCCCCCCGTCACCGCCAGAGGGCGCAGACAGGCCGGGTCCCGTGTGTCTGTCCCGGGCCCCCGCCCCACGGGATCCCGGCCCGGGAGCCCCCGACGCAGGGACCCGCCCGGGGCTCTGGGTCCCCGCGCATACCTGAACCCCGAGCGACTGCGTGCCTCAAGCCGACGCAGCGGCCTACTGTCGCactgcagatggggaaactgaggcccgggtGGCCGGGGCGGGGCAGACCTCCCGACGAGCCCGAGCCCCCGCCCCCAGCTAGCCCCGCCCCGGCCCGTAAGAAGCACCCGGGGCGCGAGGCGAAGGCGCACAGCACCGGGCCAGGCTGGGTCCAGCAGCGCGATGGCAGCTCAGCGGCTGGGCAAGCGCGTGCTGAGCAAGCTGCAGTCTCCATCGCGGGCCCGCGGGCCAGGAGGCAGTCCCGGGGGGCTGCAGAAGCGGCACGCGCGCGTTACCGTCAAGTATGACCGGCGGGAGCTGCAGCGGCGGCTGGACGTGGAGAAGTGGATCGACGGGCGCCTAGAGGAGCTGTACCGCGGCATGGTGAGCCCGGGGAGGGCTCGGGGGTGGTCGGGGACAGATAGAGCCCGGGCGCGGAGACCCCAAGCCCTTGGGGTCTCGGTGCACACTCGCTGGTGCACGGCCAGCCTGGTCTGCACAAGAGGATGAGGGTCCCAGGGCCGAGCACTCATTGGCCTGGCCGTCCGTGCCCTACGGCATCGTGCTTGTGGACACACGGAGAGCGACACACAAACACCTGGGTCTCCAGAGATACGTCCAAACGCCTGGGGAGGGCCAGGGGTTTAGCATATGAGGAGGGAGGAAGCTAAGTTGAGCTGAAATCGCCACGTCTGGAGAaagagtgggggaaggggggtGTCATAAAGCCAAACATAGACATGGTGACAGGGGAGATACAGCCACACAGAGACCCACGGCAAAGGAAGCAAAAGCAGACACAGATGTGCACAGTGAAGGAAGCTATAGCTACTCAAGGACACAGCCCAGAAGTAACAGCCATGTACAAACCCACAAAGACAcaagcgggggtggggggggtcacCTACAGTTCAACATATGCTACAGCCACAGCCACCCGCAGACACAGCGGCGTGGGCCATAGCCGTAGGCAGACACAGCACAACCCCACTGGAACACAAAATGACTCAAGTTATGGCCCTTCCTTATCTCCTAAAGAAAAAACTATGACCACCGTCAAGCACAAGCGCTGATCCACAGCCACTCAAAgacataaaacaacagaaattggcccagcacagtggctcacgcgcTTTGtgaggccggggcaggaggattgcttgatgtcaggagttcaagaccagcctgggcaacatggggaaaacctgtctctaccagaaatcttaaaacttagctgggcatggtggcatgcacgcacttgtaatctcagcttctcaggaggctgaggtgggaggattgcttgagcctgggaggccaaggttgcagcgagccaagattgcaccactgcactccagcctgggcaacagagcgagaccgtgtctcaaaaacaaacaaaacccaacagaATTTATAACTACACCCAGACATAAAACTGTGTaagtgccgggcgcggtggctcacgcctgtaatccctgcactttgagaggccaaggcgggcggatcacctgaggtcaggagtttgagaccagcctgaccaacatggagaaaccccgtctctactaaaaaatacaaaattagccgggtgtggtggcgcatgcctgtaatcccagctactcgggaggctgaggcaggagaatcacttgaacctgggaggcagaggttgcggtgagctgagatcccgccattgccctccagcctgggcaacaagagcgaaactccatctcaaaaacaaacaaacaaacaaaaaaactgtaagcTATAGGAACAGGTGGACATACAACCACAGAGCCCACTGCTGCTCACAGGCACACAAGAGCCTAAGCCACAGCTACATGTATTGACAGACACAGGTACTTCATCACTTGAGTTTCTGCTTGAAGTCACACTTTCagtgacttcttttttcttttccttagaggtggggcctcactggctgagcacggtggctcacgcctgtaatcccagaactttaggaggccgaggtgggcagatcacttgaggtcaggagtttgagactagcctggccaacatggtgaaaccccgtctctactaaaattacaaaaattagccgggcatggtggcaggcacctgtaatcccagctacttgggaggctcaggcaggagaatcacttgaacccgggaggcggaggttgcagtgagccacgatcacatcattgcactccaccctgggtgacagaaggagactctgtctcaaaaaaaaaaaaaaaaaaaaaaaaagaaagaaagaaaaaagaaaaagagatggggcctcgctatgttgcccaggctgatcttgaactcctaggctcaagcaattctctcttgttggcctcccaaaatgtcaggattacaggcgtgagccactgcgcctggtcttcTGTGACTTCTGTATGCTACAGTGTACACATGACCCACGAGTCCTCCTCTTCATGGTGCGACAATGGTGGAAGGCACGGCCCTTCTCCCACAGTGACATGCAGTCCCTCTGTTCTCAGACTCACACCTGGGCCCGTACAGGTGAACCAATCTGGTTGCTAGTGGCAGGTGGCATCTATGAGGCCATTTTTGGGTGGTGGGCCCCACATGCTGATGTGTCCCACACCCAAGCCAGAGCCACACACCTCACACCTGCAGGACCACAGGCCACTATACGAAGCCACTGCACGATGCCGGGTCCCTCTGCAGCTCAGCCAGCCCCAGGCCCTTGGCATCAGGCTGTGGCCCTGGCAGAGACTCGCATACCTGTGTCCTTGCTGAAGCCCCTTCACCACACATGAACCAGGACCATCCAGCCCTGAAGCCCCAGGCCTGAAGCCAACAGCCGGACTTTGGGTTGGGGAGGAAAGGATTCATAACCCCAAGGCTCTCTTGCTCCCTCGACAGCTGGGGACAGCTGGGTCCTGTTCCCAGCAGGGGTACTGAGCCAGCCTGCGCTTGGGCCACTGCCTGTAGAGGCCATACTCAGTGCCCCGCTCTTAGCAGCTGAGTTGAGCCATgactcctcccacccacccacctcgaGGGGCCTCGGTGGTCCTCCCTCCGGTCTCACCAGGCTGCATTTTGGCCCCCTGGGGGCTGGCCCAAGCCGTCCCCTCCCTTCCTGTCCCCTGGGGGAAGGGACCGCCCCAGCTGGCTGCTGGCTGCCAGCCTCTCCTCCCCCGCACCTAGTGCTAAGACTTTTCCTTGAAAGGGCAGAAGCCAGCCCCTCTCCCGAATCCCAGAATCTGACATTCCAGGACTCCACTAGGCCTGTTTTCCTCTGTGGGAACTAGAGCCAAGGCGAGAGACCCGTGCCAGCCCCGAGGCTGCCGGGGCCCATGGGTCCAGGCATCGGGCTGGTACAGGGCCCCGGGGCTCTCTCAGCCCATctgtcacccccacccccaacacccagATGTCCCGCCTTGGCAGTGCTGTCCCTGACTGCCACATTAATGCTCCAGAACCCGCCAGCTGGGCCCTGGGGCCGGTGGGGCTCCTGCAGAGCCCTGGACAAaggcgagggagggagggaaggggatcCTAAGcacccctgcctccctggcccTAGGAGGCAGACATGCCCGATGAGATCAACATTGACGAATTGTTGGAGTTAGAGAGTGAAGAGGAGAGAAGCCGGAAAATCCAGGTAGGTGGGGGGGAGGTGTCCCCCAGCCCCCTACTTTGCACCTCcctaaaaataatagcaatagttCACATGTTTCCTGAGCGCTCACTAGCTGCCGGGCACTGGTGTGATGGCTTTACACGTATTCACTCACTTAACCCTCACAAAACCCTCCGAAGCAGGCGCTAGTGTGAGCTCCATTTTCCccatgaggaaaatgaggcccagagaggttgaatCCCTTGCCCAGCGTCACACAGCTCAGAAGGAGCAGAGCTGGGCGTCGAACCCAGGCAGTTTGGCAGCCATGTCCTTGCTTATGGCTTATGCCTTTTTAGAGGAGGGAAGTGCTGTGTGACCCTCTCACCCTTTCTGGATCTAGTGACTCACCCCTGCCCTGAGTCTATCCACATGCCCCTTGGGCTCTGTTCCTCTCTTGAAGCTTGGTGGGCAGTCCACCCTGGAGTCTGACTTCCATTTGTCTTGCTGCTGGGGAAGGAAAGGGGCTGGAGGGGAGTAGGTGTTAGtcatttactgttttgttttttttgttttttgtttttctttggttggGGGTTTTAGGGACTCCTGAAGTCGTGTGGGAAACCCGTCGAGGTGAGTTttctctccctcattctctcCCTGTTCGGGCCCCAAGTACTctgatgggggagggggaagaagctGGCAGAAGGGTCTCTGAGGAACACTACC
This window of the Nomascus leucogenys isolate Asia chromosome 11, Asia_NLE_v1, whole genome shotgun sequence genome carries:
- the PPP1R14A gene encoding protein phosphatase 1 regulatory subunit 14A, coding for MAAQRLGKRVLSKLQSPSRARGPGGSPGGLQKRHARVTVKYDRRELQRRLDVEKWIDGRLEELYRGMEADMPDEINIDELLELESEEERSRKIQGLLKSCGKPVEDFIQELLAKLQGLHRQPGLRQPSPSHDGSLSPLQDRARTGHP